The nucleotide sequence ATGATGATTTATTAGAAAACAATGCAGTAGAACTATGGTATAAAGAAAAAGAAGATAAAACGAACCTATATAAGTTTTCATCTCAAATGCTTTATGCAGATGAGAAAAGATTTTCTGAAGTATATACACATCCACAATATGAGCATAGTGTTGATGCTTTTTATAGAAAATTTAAAGGAAAAACAAGAAGCTCTCTTTCTGAGTATATTTTTAAAAAAACGATATATGAGAAAGTAGGTTTTAAAAACTATCCATTAGGTTGGCATAGTGATGATAAAGCTTGGTTAGATTTTTCTTTTAAAGAGCAAATAAAAACAATAAATGATGCAAAAGTTATAATAAGAGTTTCGTCTATAAGTATTTCTGGGAATAAAAATAATTTAAAAGAAAAAAATGATGCTACAATACAGTTTTACAAAGACTTTTGTAAAGATCATATAGAATTTTTGCCAGTTGAAAAAAGGACTGAAATATTGAGTTTTATGG is from Pontimicrobium sp. SW4 and encodes:
- a CDS encoding glycosyltransferase family 2 protein, with protein sequence MLAIVIPYYKIEFFKETLHSLASQTNKGFNVYVGNDNSPNNPEKIIAEFNKNLPIYYKKFDKNLGQKSLPQHWDRCISLTKNEKWILVLGDDDLLENNAVELWYKEKEDKTNLYKFSSQMLYADEKRFSEVYTHPQYEHSVDAFYRKFKGKTRSSLSEYIFKKTIYEKVGFKNYPLGWHSDDKAWLDFSFKEQIKTINDAKVIIRVSSISISGNKNNLKEKNDATIQFYKDFCKDHIEFLPVEKRTEILSFMEKLIINNNLLTPHHIYFLLKLHYINLGFKQFFKFMVKRKMFLKALISKNS